The Dethiosulfovibrio peptidovorans DSM 11002 genome has a window encoding:
- a CDS encoding DUF342 domain-containing protein translates to MEENLVLERTEVFSLSRRGAILSMEVYRPPMAVLDLLGTLNKYVDPKDVDLDRVREIAMSGGSGEIGRVKDLEDISGPSIKIMDGGARCLVSLPPGFDDLEMLESLLASKGVVHGIDLEEMKRLVLMSSEGNAVLDALIALGTPPSHGKDGWIEYMKERPSGAPRTDDSGQVDFYSLDLVVQAHKGEVLAIRHDPIPSEDGMTVTGEPIPGKKVKGVRISFGKGIEMDGNSLVASVDGQVIWKGDKMSIEPLLVISGNLGPETGNVDYDGPVLVKGDVQDGYSLRAGGDVEIQGCVERASVKSGGSVSVLYGIAGKGYGAVKAEGNVWAKFVQEAEVHCSQLKVNEYILRSKIFAKSGVFVEGRNGVVMASRIEASAYVNVRSVKVFKKDDTAIFISGMSRVTLFDQYRKLQEESAEANDEMIALSSMIRTLSQKGLYRKAKAHLSEFMDLEETQALRANKLHAFKETLMNLKGDATFSLIGNANGDIPVRLKNVPCRVEDGARWMTMYYDPDSQEVRVVSRS, encoded by the coding sequence ATGGAAGAGAATCTCGTTTTGGAAAGAACGGAAGTCTTCTCGCTGTCCAGGCGTGGGGCAATTCTTTCCATGGAGGTCTACAGGCCCCCCATGGCGGTGCTGGATCTCTTGGGAACCCTCAATAAATACGTAGATCCCAAGGATGTGGATCTAGATCGTGTTCGAGAGATAGCGATGTCAGGAGGTTCGGGCGAGATCGGCCGTGTCAAGGATTTGGAAGATATATCCGGACCAAGCATCAAGATAATGGACGGAGGAGCCCGTTGTCTGGTCTCCTTGCCGCCCGGTTTCGACGATCTCGAGATGTTGGAATCCCTGTTGGCATCCAAGGGGGTCGTCCATGGAATCGATCTTGAGGAGATGAAGAGGTTGGTTTTGATGAGCTCCGAGGGAAACGCCGTCTTGGATGCCTTGATCGCTCTTGGAACCCCTCCGTCTCACGGAAAGGACGGCTGGATAGAGTACATGAAGGAAAGGCCTTCCGGAGCGCCTCGAACGGATGATTCCGGTCAGGTAGACTTCTACTCTCTTGATTTGGTCGTTCAGGCTCATAAAGGAGAGGTGCTGGCGATTCGTCACGATCCGATCCCCTCGGAGGACGGTATGACCGTCACAGGTGAGCCTATCCCGGGGAAGAAGGTCAAGGGTGTTCGAATTTCTTTCGGGAAAGGCATCGAGATGGACGGCAACTCCTTGGTAGCGTCGGTGGACGGTCAGGTGATATGGAAGGGCGACAAGATGTCGATAGAGCCCTTACTCGTCATATCCGGCAACCTGGGGCCGGAGACGGGGAACGTTGATTACGATGGTCCCGTATTGGTCAAGGGAGACGTCCAGGATGGTTACAGTCTCAGAGCGGGGGGAGACGTGGAGATACAGGGTTGTGTGGAAAGGGCTTCGGTAAAAAGCGGAGGCTCGGTTTCCGTCCTTTACGGCATAGCCGGTAAGGGCTACGGAGCGGTGAAGGCAGAGGGAAATGTATGGGCTAAGTTCGTTCAGGAGGCAGAGGTCCACTGTTCTCAGCTGAAGGTCAACGAATATATTCTCCGGTCCAAGATCTTTGCCAAGAGCGGAGTTTTCGTGGAGGGTCGAAACGGAGTTGTAATGGCCTCCAGGATAGAGGCCTCGGCCTACGTGAACGTCAGGTCAGTGAAGGTCTTTAAAAAAGACGATACAGCCATATTTATAAGCGGTATGTCCAGAGTTACCCTGTTCGATCAATATAGAAAGCTCCAGGAGGAGAGTGCAGAGGCCAACGACGAGATGATAGCTCTTTCAAGCATGATAAGGACCTTATCTCAAAAGGGACTTTATAGAAAGGCCAAGGCTCACCTCTCTGAATTTATGGATTTGGAGGAAACGCAGGCACTTCGAGCCAACAAGCTTCACGCTTTCAAAGAGACTCTCATGAATTTAAAGGGCGATGCCACCTTCAGCCTTATAGGAAATGCTAATGGGGATATCCCGGTGAGATTGAAGAACGTTCCCTGCAGAGTGGAGGACGGTGCTAGGTGGATGACCATGTATTACGACCCCGACTCTCAGGAGGTACGGGTTGTCTCTAGGAGTTGA
- a CDS encoding aspartate/glutamate racemase family protein codes for MEKAKAPEMVLGVLGGMGPAASAEFMRLLTDLAPARCDQEHPKVFLYSNPQIPDRSSAIIGKGRSPEADLRDGLETLIDWGADLLAVPCNTAHFFIDGFREELSVPFIHIVESTLELAVANSPSGAWLLSTEGTLKSGLYQKEAHKIGYRLLLPPEEVSTDIMKGIHSVKVGDLPFSGEIISSVVEELRSINDLPMVAACTELPLAYGASGLSEDGMISSLIALAKKCIDSLYI; via the coding sequence ATGGAAAAAGCTAAAGCTCCCGAGATGGTTTTAGGGGTTTTGGGAGGCATGGGGCCAGCTGCTTCCGCCGAGTTCATGAGGTTGTTGACCGATCTTGCTCCCGCTAGATGCGATCAAGAGCACCCTAAGGTATTCTTATACTCCAATCCTCAGATTCCCGACCGTAGTTCCGCCATCATCGGTAAAGGGAGGAGCCCCGAGGCAGATCTTAGAGACGGGCTGGAGACCCTGATCGATTGGGGAGCCGATCTGTTGGCCGTGCCTTGCAATACAGCTCATTTCTTCATAGACGGATTTCGAGAGGAACTGTCGGTTCCCTTTATTCATATAGTGGAGTCTACCTTGGAGCTTGCCGTAGCAAACAGTCCATCCGGAGCTTGGCTTCTCTCGACAGAAGGAACCCTGAAAAGCGGTCTATATCAAAAAGAGGCGCATAAAATAGGTTACAGACTTTTGCTGCCTCCTGAAGAGGTGTCGACCGATATAATGAAGGGCATTCATTCGGTTAAAGTCGGAGATCTGCCTTTTTCCGGCGAGATAATATCATCGGTAGTGGAAGAACTTCGTTCCATAAATGATCTCCCGATGGTAGCGGCCTGTACGGAACTTCCTTTGGCCTATGGCGCTTCTGGGCTCTCAGAAGATGGAATGATATCCAGTCTGATAGCTTTGGCTAAAAAATGTATAGATAGCCTTTATATCTGA